A genomic segment from Nicotiana tabacum cultivar K326 chromosome 7, ASM71507v2, whole genome shotgun sequence encodes:
- the LOC142162404 gene encoding uncharacterized protein LOC142162404: protein MVNGEETSTRTSTTTNIDHHHPLYLQPCDTPGTSLISIQLTGSENYALWSRYMKIGLIGKSKLGFVDGRCTKDKFDRSLHEFWEKCNAIVLSWIMNVVSTELLSGIVYKSSAHKVWTDLKDRYDKVNGSRIFFLHKEIATLSQGISLVYAYFSKLTDLWEEYDALMLCPGRDCLESKSYFEHFEYQRLLQFLMGLNETYSQPRSQILMMSPVPTVNKAYSMIVSEESQRALGRFS, encoded by the coding sequence ATGGTGAATGGAGAAGAAACCTCAACTAGAACAAGCACAACAACAAACATAGATCATCATCATCCATTGTATTTACAGCCATGTGATACTCCAGGTACTTCCTTGATCTCTATTCAACTAACTGGATCTGAAAACTATGCATTGTGGAGTAGATATATGAAAATAGGTCTAATTGGTAAGAGTAAGCTAGGGTTTGTTGATGGACGATGTACTAAGGATAAGTTTGATCGATCCTTGCATGAGTTTTGGGAGAAATGTAATGCAATAGTTTTGTCATGGATTATGAATGTTGTGAGCACAGAATTACTTAGTGGAATTGTCTACAAATCTAGTGCACACAAGGTCTGGACTGATCTGAAGGATAGGTATGATAAGGTAAATGGATCTCGCATCTTCTTCCTGCACAAGGAAATTGCAACCTTATCGCAGGGAATTTCATTAGTTTATGCATATTTCTCCAAATTGACAGACCTCTGGGAGGAATATGATGCATTGATGCTATGCCCTGGGCGTGACTGCCTAGAATCTAAGAGTTATTTTGAACATTTTGAGTATCAAAGGCTGTTGCAGTTCCTTATGGGGCTAAATGAAACATATAGCCAACCTAGGAGTCAAATATTGATGATGAGCCCTGTTCCTACAGTTAACAAAGCATACTCCATGATAGTTTCTGAAGAAAGCCAAAGAGCTTTGGGAAGGTTCTCTTAG
- the LOC107792726 gene encoding putative sphingolipid transporter spinster homolog 2 — translation MEKQEKEPKPSDDSNSTPKPNTNTNTSLAAETGMVIPSISSSLLPQPSWFTAKRLLAVFCVINLLNYVDRGTIASNGVNGSRKTCTKTGTCSPGSGIQGDFDLSNFQDGVISSAFMVGLLVASPIFASLSKSVNPFRLIGVGLTVWTLAVAGCGLSINFWLIATCRMFVGVGEASFISLAAPFIDDNAPVAQKTAWLGIFYMCIPAGIAVGYVYGGLVGNHLNWRWAFWIEAILMLPFAVLGLFMKPLQLKGFSHTGSKKPLTSPLTAPEEAVSNCNHGLLPSQEDSKDGSKSAPTNLNQLTRFWKDMKVLHLEKVYLVNVLGYIAYNFVIGAYSYWGPKAGYNIYHMKNADMTFGGITIVCGILGTLAGGLVLDRMNSTISNAFKLLSVATFLGAIFCFAAFCFKNLYVFIALFAIGELLVFATQGPVNYVCLHCVKPSLRPLSMAMSTVSIHIFGDVPSSPLVGVVQDRIDNWRVTALILTSILFIAAGIWFIGIFLHSVDRFDEDSEDQVSDAERANSPPLLEKKSTEPIEVSVES, via the exons atggaaaaacaagaaaaagagccAAAGCCTTCGGATGATTCAAATTCAACACCTAAACCTAATACAAATACAAACACATCCTTAGCTGCAGAGACAGGCATGGTTATACCTTCAATTTCATCGTCATTACTCCCTCAACCTTCTTGGTTCACTGCCAAAAG GTTACTTGCCGTATTCTGTGTGATCAACTTGTTAAACTATGTGGACCGTGGAACTATTGCGAGCAATGGTGTTAATGGAAGCCGAAAAACTTGTACAAAAACTGGTACATGTTCTCCTGGCAGCGGAATTCA GGGTGATTTTGATTTGAGTAATTTTCAGGATGGTGTCATATCATCTGCTTTCATGGTTGGGCTTCTGGTGGCATCTCCAATATTTGCCTCATTATCCAAGAG TGTCAATCCATTCAGACTTATTGGAGTTGGACTGACAGTGTGGACGCTAGCTGTTGCTGGTTGTGGTTTGTCAATTAATTTCTGGTTGATTGCAACATGCAGAAT GTTTGTGGGTGTTGGTGAGGCATCTTTCATAAGCCTTGCTGCTCCTTTTATTGATGATAATGCCCCTGTTGCTCAG AAAACAGCATGGCTGGGAATATTTTACATGTGTATACCAGCTGGGATAGCTGTTGGCTATGTATATGGTGGACTG GTTGGCAATCATCTTAACTGGCGTTGGGCATTTTGGATCGAGGCAATACTTATGCTTCCCTTTGCAGTTTTAGGTTTATTTATGAAACCATTGCAATTAAAAG GATTCTCTCACACCGGATCTAAAAAACCATTGACTTCTCCCCTGACTGCTCCAGAAGAAG CTGTTTCAAATTGTAACCATGGTTTGTTACCATCACAGGAAGATTCCAAGGATGG TTCAAAAAGTGCACCTACTAATTTGAATCAGCTGACAAGATTTTGGAAGGATATGAAGGTGCTTCATCTGGAAAAGGTTTATCTCGTCAATGTCTTAG GATACATCGCATATAATTTTGTAATTGGTGCGTATTCCTATTGGGGACCAAAGGCTGGTTATAACATATACCATATG AAAAATGCAGACATGACGTTTGGAGGTATTACTATAGTATGTGGAATATTGGGAACCTTGGCTGGAGGCCTTGTTTTGGATCGAATGAATTCCACAATATCCAATGCCTTTAAG CTTCTCTCAGTGGCAACATTTCTTGGAGCAATATTTTGCTTTGCTGCCTTTTGTTTTAAGAACTTGTATGTTTTCATCGCTCTTTTTGCGATAGGAGAACTGCTTGTATTTGCAACACAG GGCCCTGTAAATTATGTCTGTCTCCATTGCGTCAAACCAAGTCTTAGACCACTGTCTATGGCGATGTCTACTGTTTCAATTCACATATTTGGTGATGTACCTTCCTCTCCTCTAGTGGGGGTCGTCCAG GACCGCATTGACAATTGGAGAGTAACTGCTTTGATCTTGACATCAATTCTATTTATAGCCGCTGGAATATGGTTTATAG GCATCTTTCTTCATAGCGTAGATAGATTTGATGAAGATAGTGAGGATCAAGTAAGTGATGCTGAGAGAGCAAACTCACCACCGTTGCTTGAGAAGAAAAGTACTGAACCGATTGAGGTCTCTGTCGAATCCTAA